AATACTTGAAAGCAGCTGGGTGCAAAGATATTCCTGAAGTTGATTATACAACCCCTAATTCTTTTTTTATGGCACTTTTTGACCACATGAACTTAATGTCATATAATTTTATGCCATATTTAAACAGACTTTATAGTAATAAAGGGGCAGATCTTACATATTCTTTACCATTGTTGTCTTTTTCTCGATTTATCGTCCCTGTTTATAAAGCGTTAATAGAGCTTCCGGGATTTCCTAACAATAAACCTATTTTGATTTTTATTGATGATGCTGATAATTTAAGTGAAATACAAACCAGAATATTAAATTCTTGGTTAGCAAGCCGAACACAGCCAACAATTAGTTTAAAAGTATTCTCTCAGATAGGATTGTATAAATCTTATTTAACAAGTTCAGGAGTCCTAGTAGAGTCACCACATGATTATCAAGAAGTAAATATTTCTTCAATATACACAACTAAATTTCGTAATCCTGAATATTACAATAAAGTTTTGCAAATACTTATACGTAGATTACAATTAAGTGGTTACGCAGAACAAATTGAATTAAACAACAAGGAAGCAATTGAGCTAACACTGAAAAATTTCTTTCCATCTTATAAAAAACAAGAAGAAGGAATAAAGCAAGAAGAAGAACGTATAAGAGCTGCTTATAAAAAAACAAATGGGCGTGGATATCGAGAAAATGATGATGTGCGCCGGTATGCAATACCAAATTATATACGAGGACTAGGCGGATTGAGCAAATCAAGAAGCACATATCAATATGCCGGATTAGAAAATATAATTCATTTATCTTCTGGAATCATACGTTATTTACTTGATTCTGTCGCGAAAATGTATGATACGGCAGCAAAACGCTCTCCTGATGTTAGTAGTGGAAATAGGGTTGAATTTATTCCTAGTAACATACAAGACGAAGTCATGAGAGCAAAAGCCGATTTCTACTTATTTACTGAATTACGTAAGAATGAAAAGAATGATGATTCTTCTGTAATCTCTACAACTGAAAACCCCATAAGTTTAACAGATAAACTGGCAAATTTAATTAATGCTATGGGGAAAACGTTTCAGGAAATACTTTTATCTGGTAACAACGATGATCCTCTTTCTGGTCGTGCTGAAAGAAAGGTTTTCTCTATCGCACTATCTAATCCCGAGCGGACTAGTCAAGAATTGAAACAGGTTTTTAAACTTGGCGTCCGTTTAGGATTTTTACATGAATCATTTATTGGTAATAAAGAAGGAAATGGAAGAACCTACCTTTACATTCTCAACCGTTGTTTTGCTCCTATATTTACTCTTGATCCTACTGGTTTTCAAGGTTATTTATTTATGACAAATGAAGACCTAACGACTGCAATTCATAAGGGTAATAGGCTACGGAAAATAAACAACACCGATTCTGACCTTGAAAATGGCCTTTATCAATTATCGCTATTCGATTATTGGGAGGAATAAAGAATGATTGGTATTAATAAATTTGCGGCCTCTGAGATAGATAATATTTTCCCTACAAATTGCGCTTTAATCAGTTTTGTAAGCTTTGAGGCGAGATGTTTAAGTTTAATTAATAATGTTTCCGCTGATAAAATAAATCACCTTTATTTGTTTCGCAATGTAAACAGATCTATGGATTCGTTTATTCAGAAAAATATGGCTTTAGTTCAATGTAAAAATATCAAAGTAACTATTAAAGATATTAATCTGAACTCATCTGTAAATATCGCTGACATTATTGCGGAAACAATACAAAATATAAAACATAGAAAACTTGTTATTGATATAACAACATTCACGCATGAGGCTTTATTGATTTTAATTAAAAACTTATATTTACATCAATCATCATTTGACTCTATTCTTTTAATATATAACGGGGCAAAAGAGTATTCTCCATGGCTAAGTAAAGGATGTAAAGAGGTTCGGAATGTTATCGGCTTTCCTGGGATATTCAATCCATCATATAAATATCATCTCATTATTTTAACTGGTTTTGAATATGAACGTGCAACACGTTTGGTGGAATTAATGGAGCCAGATATCTTATCTATGGGAAATGGAGTAGACCCAATAAACAATAATCATTTAGGTGCAATGCAAAATAGTAAAGAACGTTTTGAGAAATGGTTGCAAAACTTGCAAAGTGTTCCCAATGATGCCTTTGAATTTTCTTGCAGTGATATTGAGAAAACTATTGAGAAATTAAAAGAATTTGTAGAAAATGGACAAAATGAAAACCTTATAATGGTACCACTTAACACAAAACTTTCGACATTATCTGTTGCACTTGTTGCGTTGAAAAACAACAAAATACAAGTTGTATATCCAATCCCAGAAGTTTATAATACTAATTACTCTATTCCTAGTGATAATTTTACAGCTATCGATTTGCTTAAATTACCGGAATTCACCGATTAGTAGATATATTATCACGTCTACGTGTCTGTGAATCTATTATCTTAGGTGAGGTGGAATAAAAATCCCATCGACTGTAAATTTAAGTAATGACAAAATTATTGAGTAAATAATATAGGATATTTTCAAATGTACTGAATTTCTTATTTTACGCTATAATACACCCTATCGCTAGGTAGTTTTATATTCGGAATCCATAATTGATGTCCGTTCCAGCCTTTGCGCCCTGTAACCTTGTACATAGTGAAAACTGTAATATCGCTAAACGAATCGCCAAGTTTTCTATCATTCTCAGATAACAATGTCCCCGTTCCTTCGGCAATATCACGACCACGCCGAACAATGAGTTTTGCTTGTGAGAGTGGATTTTCAGCGATAATTGAATTGAGAAATTCGATAAAAGCATTTGCCGACCAATCATTAGATGAATTGTCGATTTGCTCTAATAGATTTATTACAAACTTCAAATTCACAGTATAGCTATCTTCGCCGTCGAACTTTTCTAGAAGCGTATCGATTGTAGCAATATCTTTGTTAGTGGGTGCAAAAGGAAAATAATTTACTCCGCCACAGAACGTAGCAACCGCACGATTATCCAAAACGTTTTTGCGTGTAGGTCGTAGAGTCGGTGGATATGAAATTTTGATATCTTCAAAACCTTTGCGCTTTTGTATTTGCGCGATTAAACTGTTATTCGTTTCATTGATATCCACGAATAGCTTAAACAAGCGCGGCGGCATAAATATGCGCATTAATTGGGCATCTCTATCATAGCCGAACATTCTTGCATGTTGCCACATAGTATCGGCTTGAGGATTTTTCGTAACGCGACAATAGTAGATTGTTTGCAAACACGGAAAAGTAACTCCTCGCCCTAAGCTATTCCCGCCGACAATAATATTGACGCCTTCTTCGTACTGTACATTGTCTTCAAATGATACTTTTGAATTTAGTGTAAGAATTTTGATTGCATCATCATCTTGCACAATCTTTTTAATATATTCGTAAAGAGTCGCAAATGACAGCATATCGTTTTTCGTGCTTTTTAGGTCATCGTAGCACGACTGTAAAGATTCGATAGTGGGTTCTTCATCAATAGATTGCGACAGCTCATTTAGATAGCATCCGATTTTCTCTGCAAACGCTTTATGATCGGCAACGCGCATACTTGGATGAACTAAACAATTGCATACCGTTCCGCCACTTAGCATAACTTGCGCGGACGTCAATAAATGTATTAAAACAGCGCGCAGTAGTCCGTTTTCAGGATATTCGTCATCGGCTAAAATCTCTTTACTTTCTTCATTATCTGTCAACTGTATGATCTTACTGCTTTCATTGAAAATAAGATTGCCACCGATATAGCTTTCGCCCGGTTGGAAGTAGTAAATAAAATACGGTTTCCAACCGCTTTGTTTAGTTTGCAAAAGATTAGCTTGCGGAGTACCTGTTACTTCGAGATAAATGCTGCTTGATGAAGTTTTCTTTATTTCGTCCAACCTTTTATTGATTTGACTTTGTTGTTGTTTGTTAACAAGAGTATTCAAACTTGCCGCGTCAGCCTCATCGTCAATAATGAACAGAGGATTGCCTATACAAAACTGAGTATAAGCAAGATTGTTTTTCCATTGGCGTAAAACCGAGCCGTTCTTTTTCAGTACGATAACAGCAGGTTTTCTAAGTTGATTTTGTTGGAATTTTAAATACTCGGTTTCGTCGCAAACGCAAAAGTCAGGCAAATCACGCACAGCTCGCTTAAGTGTTTGTTGTTGCAGAATTATATTATCCGTTGTTAGCAAAATAAAAATCGGAAAACCTTCATCGGCAGCTGCACACATTAAGCCGAACATATGGCTTGTTTTACCGCTTTGCACATCGCCGACTAACAGGCTGACAACGTGTTCTTTGTATGAAAAGTTTTTTATGTACTGCGGAACAATTTCATCCGTAGTTTTTTGTATTGCGATAGAAAGCGAAATATTCCTCGCCGCAATGCTATTCAAA
Above is a genomic segment from Clostridiales bacterium containing:
- a CDS encoding restriction endonuclease, with product MSYLQAYLNSIAARNISLSIAIQKTTDEIVPQYIKNFSYKEHVVSLLVGDVQSGKTSHMFGLMCAAADEGFPIFILLTTDNIILQQQTLKRAVRDLPDFCVCDETEYLKFQQNQLRKPAVIVLKKNGSVLRQWKNNLAYTQFCIGNPLFIIDDEADAASLNTLVNKQQQSQINKRLDEIKKTSSSSIYLEVTGTPQANLLQTKQSGWKPYFIYYFQPGESYIGGNLIFNESSKIIQLTDNEESKEILADDEYPENGLLRAVLIHLLTSAQVMLSGGTVCNCLVHPSMRVADHKAFAEKIGCYLNELSQSIDEEPTIESLQSCYDDLKSTKNDMLSFATLYEYIKKIVQDDDAIKILTLNSKVSFEDNVQYEEGVNIIVGGNSLGRGVTFPCLQTIYYCRVTKNPQADTMWQHARMFGYDRDAQLMRIFMPPRLFKLFVDINETNNSLIAQIQKRKGFEDIKISYPPTLRPTRKNVLDNRAVATFCGGVNYFPFAPTNKDIATIDTLLEKFDGEDSYTVNLKFVINLLEQIDNSSNDWSANAFIEFLNSIIAENPLSQAKLIVRRGRDIAEGTGTLLSENDRKLGDSFSDITVFTMYKVTGRKGWNGHQLWIPNIKLPSDRVYYSVK